Within the Granulicella sibirica genome, the region CGTATATTGCTGCCGGAAGGCCTCCTTGGCGCGGTGGACAAGGACGCGCATGTAGCCGCGATCGATGCCGAGCTCGCGGCAGACCTCGTCCTTGTCGCGATCCTGGAGGAAGACCGCCTGCAGAATGTTGCGGTCGCGGGGACTCAGTCCGGTGAGCACATTGTGTACGGTCTTCGAGGTTTCGGTCGAGATGACGTCGTGGAGGGCATCGGTCCGGCTGTCGACAAGCTGGCGGGCCTGTTCGTCTTCGAGTGGGTCCGCGCGCTTGGCGGAACGGTATTGCTCGAAGAGCACGTTGTTGCAGATGGAATTGACGAGGGGGCCGAGGCGCTCCGCCTGGCGGATGCCGTTTTCGCTGCGAAGAAGAACGAAAAAGCGCGAAAACGTCTCCTGGCGAACGTCCTCGATTGCCTGCTTCGACTGCAGGCGTGAGCGAACCTTGAGCGTGATCAGTTCTCC harbors:
- a CDS encoding RNA polymerase sigma factor, with translation MNFETFDAPYVERLRQGDKETEQHFHKYFGELITLKVRSRLQSKQAIEDVRQETFSRFFVLLRSENGIRQAERLGPLVNSICNNVLFEQYRSAKRADPLEDEQARQLVDSRTDALHDVISTETSKTVHNVLTGLSPRDRNILQAVFLQDRDKDEVCRELGIDRGYMRVLVHRAKEAFRQQYTKQSGNRRTFLPLFFFCLPIL